The sequence AGGATATTAAATTAGACTTATATATTACAAGTTATTAAATTACAATTTAATAATATAATATAAGTAAATATAAAATATTATTAAAGAAATGCAAAAAATATTATTGATATTACTACAATATCGTGATATTATTATTACAATGTTAAACGAAGGGGGCAATATTTATGAAAAAAAGAATTTTATTTGGAGCAGTATCATTAGCAATGGCATGCGCACTTTTTGCAGGATGTTCAAAGGGGGCAGGTGAAGCTAACAGTAATGAAATTAAAATAGGGATGATTACACCACTGACAGGTCCAGTGGCAACTTTTGGGGTATCAGCTAAGGAAGGAGCACAATTAGCAGTAAAAGAAATTAATGATAAGGGTGGTATTAATGGTAAGAAAATCAAGCTAGTAGTTGAAGATGATGAAGCAGATCAAACTAAATCTGTAAATGCGTATAATACTCTAGTTGACAATGAAAAAGTAGTTGCTATGCTTGGACCAGTTACTTCTGGAGCTACTTTAGCAGTAGTGCCAAATGCAACACAAAATAAAATGCCATTATTAACTCCTACAGCTACAGAACCTAATGTTACAAAAGTTGGTGGAGAATATACATTTAGAGCGTGTTACCTTGATTCTTATCAAGGAGAAACTTTAGCTAAATATGCTAAGGAAATTAATAAGAAAAATGCTGCTGTTTTATATAACGTAGGTTCAGATTATTCAAAAGGGATAGCAGAATCTTTCAAAAAGCAATTTGAAAGTGATGGAGGAAAAGTAACAGAATTTTTAACTTATAACGATAAGGATAAGGACTTTAATGCACAGCTAACTAAAATTAAAAACTCAAATCCTGATACTATATTGTTACCAGATTACTACAATGTATCAGCACTTATAGCAAAAAATGCTAGAGATCTTGGAATAAACGCAACATTACTTGGAGTAGATGGTTGGGAATCAGAAGATTTAATTAAATTAGGTGGAGATGCTGTGAATAATTCTTATTATATTAATCACTTCTTCTCAGAAGATCAAGATGCAAAAGTTAAGACATTTGTTGATAGTTATAAGAAGGAATATAATAAGACCCCAGATGCTTTAGCAGCCTTAGGCTATGATGGAGCTAAAATAATGATAAAAGCTATTGAAAAAGCTAACAGCACAGACGGAGAAAAAATAAAAGAAGCATTAAAATCTACAGAGTTAGATGGTGTAACAGGAAAGATTACATTTAATGCAGATAGAAATGCAGTAAAAGGCTCTGTAATCATCAAAGTTGATGGAGGAAAGAAAACTCTAGCTAAAAAGATTAATCCATAGATTTTAAATTAGGAGGAAGGGGGAGCAAAATGGAAATATTAGACCAATTAGTTAATGGACTTTCACTTGGAAGCATATATGCTCTTATAGCATTAGGATACACCATGGTGTACGGTATAATACAGTTAATTAACTTTGCACATGGAGATATATATATGCTAGGTGCCTTCATAGGATTCTTCGCAGCTGTAAAATTAAAGTTACCATTTATACCTACTCTATTAATAGCAATGATTGGATCTGCATTAATAGGAATTCTTGTTGAGAAAATAGCTTACAAGCCATTAAGAAAGTTACCTAAGATAACTTTGCTTATAACAGCAATAGGAGTTTCATTACTTCTAGAGCATGGAACTAGATTTTTAGTAGGACCAGACACAAAATCCTTTCCGCAACTTATTTCTGCGAGAAAGATATCATATGGTCCAATAAAAATGTCAAATATTCAAATTGTAACATTTGTAACAGTAATAATTTTAGTATTGTTATTACAGTTCATAGTATATAAGACTAAAGCAGGAAAGGCAATGAGAGCTGCAGCCTATGATATGGAAGCAGCCTCTCTAATGGGGATAAATGTTAATAATACAATATCTATGACATTTGCTTTAGGATCTGCATTGGCAGGAGCAGCAGGAGTTTTGGTGGCTATTTCTTGGGTTAGTATAGATCCTTATATGGGAATGATGCCAGGAATCAAAGCCTTTGTAGCTGCTGTGTTAGGAGGAATTGGTGTTATACCAGGAGCTCTTATCGGTGGACTGTTTATGGGTGTAGCAGAAACCTTTACGAAAGCTTATATATCTACAAGTTTATCAGATGCTATAGCTTTTGGAATCTTAATTCTAGTTTTACTACTTAAGCCATCAGGTTTGTTAGGTAAAACAGTAAGAGAGAAGGTGTAATTTATGAAAAAATATCTTAAGCTAATAATTTATATAATCATAGCAGTGGCATTATTCTTTATATTGAATGAGCTTATGAATGAAAGAATTATAAATAATTACTATAAGAGAATTATAATTTTAGCCTGCATAAATGTTATGTTAGCAGTATCACTAAATTTAATTACAGGAATTACTGGTCAGTTAAGTTTGGGCCATTCGGGTTTTATGGCGATAGGTGCATATATGGCAGCAATGCTTTCAATTAAAATGCAACTTCCTTTCCTAGCAAATTTAGTTATTGCCGGAGTAGTGGCAGGAATAGTGGCACTTGTTATAGGTATACCTACATTAAAGCTATCAGGAGATTATTTTGCTATAACCACTTTAGGGTTTTGTGAAATTATAAGAATAGTAATAACCAATATAGATGCTTTGGGAGGGCCTAGAGGAATTCCTGGAATCCCAGTTAAAACAAACTTTGCTTGGGCATTTTTTATAATGATAGCTGTGATTATAGTAATGTATAATATTGCAACTTCTGCTCAAGGTAGAAACATGATTGCAATTCGTGAAAATGAAATTGCTGCTGAAGCTATGGGAGTTAACACAAAAAAGTATAAGATAATGGCTTTTGTTATAGCAGGAGCTATAGCAGGAATTGCTGGTGGAGTATATTCTCAATATGTAAATTTCATTGAGCCTACTACATTCAATTTCATGAGATCAATAGATATACTTATATTTGTAGTTTTGGGTGGAATGGGTTCAATTTCTGGTGGAATATTTGCTGCAGTTATATTAACTTTTCTACCAGAGATGTTAAGAAAATTACAAGATTTCAGATTGATAATTTATCCTATAATGTTAATACTGCTTATGATTTTTAGACCAGAAGGTATTATGGGGCGCAAAGAATTTTCACTTAAAGGAATTGTAGATTATTTTAGAAATAAGAGTAAAAAAGAAGGGAGGGGAATATAAGTGCTTAGTGTTAAGAATTTAACTATGGAGTTTGGTGGACTTAAGGCAGTAGATAACTTTAGTTTGGATATTGGGGAAACACAAGTTATAGGATTAATTGGACCTAACGGTGCAGGGAAAACTACTGTTTTTAATATGCTTACAGGTGTATACAAGCCTACTAGTGGAAGTCTTGAATACAATGGCAATAATATTATTGGAATGAAACCATATGAAATAACAAAAAATAAAATAGCAAGAACATTTCAGAATATTAGATTATTTTCCAACCTCTCAGTAATAGATAATGTTAAAGTTTCTTATGGTTATAGAGTGAAATATAACATTTTGGATTCTATATTTAAGAGTGGACGATATATGAGAGAAGAAAATGAGATAGAAAAAAAATCATTGGAGTTATTAAAAACTTTCTCTTTAGATGACAAAGCTTATGATAAAGCAAAAAACTTATCTTATGGAGAACAAAGAAGATTAGAAATTGCCAGAGCATTAGCTGCTAGTCCAGAATTATTACTTCTAGATGAACCAGCAGCAGGAATGAATCCACAGGAAACTATAGAACTTACAGAACTTATTAGATGGATACGTAAGGAATTTAAGGTTTCAATTTTATTGATAGAACATGATATTAAATTAATAATGGGAATCTGTGATAGGATAGCTGTTTTAGATTATGGGAAAAAAATAGCGGAAGGAACTCCGCAAGAAATTAAGGATAATCCAAAAGTAATAGAAGCTTATCTTGGAGAGCCATATGAAGGGAATGAGGCAGATGCTTAAAGTTAAGAATTTGAATGTGTATTATGGTGGAATTCATGCTCTTAAGAATGTAAATTTAGAGATAAACCAAGGTGAAATTGTCACATTGATTGGTGCTAATGGTGCCGGAAAAACCTCTACTTTAAGAGCAATTTCTGGCCTTATACCTTACAAAAGTGGAATTATTCAATTTAAAGGAAAAGCGCTTAAAGGAGTGCCTGCTTATAAATTAGTTTATGAAGGTATGGGGCATGTTCCGGAGGGAAGAAAGATATTTGCAAATCTAACTGTTATGGAAAATCTTGAACTTGGAGCTTATTCAAGAAAAGACAAACATAAGGTTAAAGAAGAGTATGCTAGTATTTTTGAGAAGTTTCCTAGATTAGAAGAAAGAAAACTTCAGTTAGCCGGAACTTTATCTGGTGGGGAACAGCAGATGCTTGCAATTGGAAGAGCATTAATGAGTAAGCCTGAACTATTGCTATTAGATGAGCCTTCTATGGGGTTAGCACCTATAATTGTTAAAGGAATCTTTGAAATAATTAAGGAAATTAATCAAGGAGGCACAACAATTCTTCTAGTAGAACAAAATGCTAATATGGCTTTATCCATAGCACATAGGGCATATGTATTAGAAACTGGGAATATAGTTACCAGTGGTGCTGCTAAGGACTTAATGAATAATGAAGATATAAAGAAAGCATATTTAGGGGAATAATATTGAATTTACAAAAATATTGTGTTAATATATAGAAAAGTAAATAATATACCTAGGGTAGAGGTGCTGTGAACTAAAAGTATTTATATGGAGCCGCAAGCGTTGATATATAAAGAAAGGAGTCATGGCCGAAGAAAGTAATTTGCAAAATTTCTTTCTGGCTTTGCATAAAATATATGCACGGTTGTCACTTGAATTTTCAAGTGGAGAGCTACAAGGACACAATAAAATGTTTGATATTTTCAAGCAACTGAGGTGTACCTTGGTTGCTTTTTTATTTTTGAGAAATTAAAGCTTAAGGTATATAACAAAAGGGGGAGAAATCTTTGAAATTAGTTGTTCAAAAATATGGTGGAAGCTCTGTAGCTACCACTGAAAAAATACTAAAAGTGGCAGATACGGTTATAAAAAGAAAAGATGCAGGGGAAGACATAGTAGTTGTAGTGTCTGCTATGGGGGATACCACAGATGATTTAATTTCTTTAGCTAAAGGAGTTAGCCATAATCCAAGTAAAAGAGAGATGGATGTACTTCTTTCCACTGGAGAAATGATTTCGGCATCTTTATTAGCTATGGCATTAATAAATAAGGGCTATGATGCAATTAGCTATACTGCTTATCAAATTAGTATAAAAACTAATGGAGGTTATGGCAAATCATTAATAGAAGACATTGATGTAACTAGGGTTGAAGAAAGCTTAAATGAAGGGAAAATAGTAATTGTTGCAGGTTTTCAAGGAATAAATGAGGTTGGAGATATTACTACACTTGGAAGAGGAGGCTCAGATACCTCTGCAGTAGCTCTTGCTGTTAAACTGGGAGGAAGATGTGAAATTTATACAGATGTTGATGGAATTTATAGCTGTGATCCAAGAAAATATAAAGAAGCCAAAAAATTAGAATATATAGAGTACGAGGAGATGCTTGAATTAGCAAGTTTAGGAGCTCAAGTTATGCACTCAAGGAGTATAGAGCTTGCTCAAAAGTATGATATACCAGTTTATGTTGGACTTAGTTGCAGCAATATTGTTGGAACTGAAATAAGAGGGGGAAAAACAATGAATTTAGAAAGTAAACCAGTAACAGGAATAGCCACAAGTGACGATGATGTAGCAATAACTATAGAAGATTTAAAATCAGATATAAATATTATTTGTGAACTTTTTGAGAAGATAGGAAGTAAAAAAATTAATATAGATATGATTTCTCAAACTGCACCTATTAATGGATATGTAAATGTGTCTTTTACTGTTCCTAAAACTGAAATCATAGAAGCTATGGATATATTAATAAGTTTAGTAGATAAAAGCCAAATAGTAGTGGATGAAGAAATTACAAAGTTTTCTTTGGTGGGAATAGGAATGAAATGTACTTCAGGAGTAGCTGCTAAATTGTTTAGAATATTTTCTGATGGAAATATTGATGTTAAGATGATAACTACTTCTGAAATAAGAATAACCTGTGCTATAAAGCAAGAAGATAAGCTAAAAGCTTTAAATTTAGTAGCAAAGGAATTTAATTTGTAAACTATTGAGTAAAATATATTATAATGTAGTGGAGAGAGATAATACTTATTGTTTCTTTCCACTTTATTTTTAAATTAAGAAATTTACATGCATATATAGAAAGCTTGGTAATGAGGTTATAGAAAAATTAGATAAAAAATATATATAACTAGTAAAGTATAGCCATATACTTAAAAGAGGAAGTAATGAATGAGGTAAAAAAGATACTTGCATTTATTGAAGAACGTGCTAAGATTAAAGGAATACGAAAATTAATAAATTAAGTGAATAGGAGATGAAATGTTCTATGGGCGATGGTGTTATTGATTTTAATGAATTGAAAAATAAAGTAAGAGATAAAGATATAGAAAAGTTTGAAAATTATATTTTTAGCTTGTATGATTCTCTTTCAAGAGGAGAAATATCTATGGCTGAACTATCAAAAAATATAATGAAATACATGGAAGATAATAATATTTCTCAAGAAAAGTTTTTGAAGATTCAACAAGAAATGCTTAAACGTTATGGTTTGGATTCTGAATATATGGAAACTCAATTAAAAACTTTGGGACTTGATGCTACTAATTTTGATTTGGATAAAAATTATGAAGCAATAAGAAAAACTCAAAGCTTTAAAGAAAAATATAAAAATTCTATAGAAGATAAGATACATTCCCAATATAAAATAGTAAATGAAGTAAATAATATAGTGATAGATTTACAAGAAGAGAATGTTGTCATTTCAAGTGAAGGAAAAGTGGATCTTAATGATGTGGAAATAAATGAATTTTTATGTTCTTATAAAAAGTTAATGGAAGATAAAACTCTTAAGGTTAAACTATATCAAAATGTTACTGAGTATTCTTATTAAAAACTTCAAATTGCATGTACTAGATTGTTATATAATAATTTAGTACATTTTTTTTGTATATTAATGCGAGTTTTGTATAGATTATTACTTGTGATGTTAAATTAAAGCAATGAGGATATATAATCATAGAAATATTGGTGTTTAATATATAGAGAGAGGATGTTTCATTTGAGAGTATTGGAATTAAGGAATGTTGAAAAGACATATAGATTGAGTGATAATCAAAAATTTCAAGCATTGAAAGGAATAAATGTTTCTTTTGGGAGTGGAGAACTTGTATCCATAATAGGAGAATCAGGTAGTGGAAAATCAACTTTAATGAATTTGATTGGAGGACTTGATTCTGATTTTAGTGGTGAGCTTTTAGTTGCAGGAAGAAATATAGGTAATTTTACAGAAAGAGAATTAGATATTTATAGAAAGAATAAGATTGGATTTGTATTTCAAAGTTTTAACCTTATATCTCATTTATCCGTTTTAGATAATGTGACCATAGCAATGACCTTGGCCAATGTTTCTAAGGAAGAAAGAATAAAGCGTGCAAAAGAGATTTTAAATGATGTAGGTTTAGAAAAACATATATATAAAAAACCTAATCAATTATCTGGAGGACAAAAGCAAAGAGTTGCAATAGCAAGAGCATTAATAAATAATCCTGAAATAATATTGGCAGATGAACCAACTGGAGCTCTTGATTCTGAAACTACAGTTCAAGTTTTAGATATAATAAGAGATATCGCTGAAAAAGGAAAATTAGTTATAATGGTTACTCATTCTGAAAGAGTAGCCGCTATTTCAAGCAGAGTAATAGAGATTTCAGATGGGCAGATTATTGATGATAAGCCAGGTGTTATATTAGAAGAAAATACTAAATTAAATTATATTTCCAATGATGGAATTAAAAAAAATAAGCAAAATTTAAGTTTTATTTCAGCAATAAAATTGGCATTTTTAAATATGAAAGAGAAGAAAATACGTAATATTCTTGTTTCATTGGGTGCAAGTATAGGTATAATGAGTGTAATATTTTTACTTGCACTAGGGAATGGAGTAAAACAATATTTTAATGATACTATGAGCAGGCATGTAAATCAGTTAGTTATTGAAGTTAATATGCCTAAGAATGCTGAGAATAATCAAGCGTCAGAAAATAATTTTAGACCTCCAATGATGCCTATGGTTGGAGAAAAAAGGCCATTTCAGCAATCAGATATAGATAAATTATCAGCAATAAACCATGTAACTGCAGTTGAGAAAGGTTTTAATATTATATCAATAGGCTCCAATTCTTTAACTTATGGAAAGAGTAATTGCCACTTGTTGTTGGTTGGATCCATATCGTCTAATATAACTAATTCCAACATAAAAGAAGGAAGGTTACCTAAAAATAATGAAATTATTATTAATGAGATGGTTGCTAGAAAACTTGATAAGGATGTTGTTGGTAAGAAGGTTACCCTTAACATTTTAATAAATCAGCATTATATGCATGAAGATTTCGTTGTAAGTGGAATTTATACTTCAGGAAACAATGATTCAATGTCAAACATGGAGATAGTTATGTTAAATTACGCGGATTTAGAAAGTTTGTGTAAAAGGAACAACTTTGATTTTAAACCAACTACAGTATACTTGCTTACTAATAGTGATAAATACACTAAGGGGATAAAATCTAAAATAGAAGAACTAGGTTATATGGGATCTACCCAAGAGATGATGGCATCAATGTTTACAGAAATGATAGACATAATTACATATGTACTGGCAGGAATATCAGGGATTTCCTTAGTGGTATCTGCCATAATGATATTAGTTGTTCTATATATTAGTGTTGTAGAAAGAACAAAAGAAATAGGTGTTCTAAAGGCAATAGGTGCTAGAAGAAAAGATGTAAGAAGAATATTTGTGTCAGAAGCTTTTTTAATTGGTTTGTTTAGTGGGGTAATTGCTTTGGGACTTTCTTTACTATTGATGTTCGCAACCAATCTAGTTTCTAATAGGAAGTTTAATATAGATATAGTAATTATGAATAGCTGGTATGCAGTTTTTGGAATAGTTGTAAGCATAGTAATTAGTATGATATCAGGTATGATGCCAGCAAGTAAGGCTGCGAAATTAGATCCAGTAGAATCATTAAGGAGAGAATAAAAAATAGTATCTCAAAAAGTAATAGTGTCAAGAGCTAAATGCGCTTATAATTTTATCTATATATTATTTGATAAGATTATAAGCGTATTTTGAGGAGAAGTGATTATGAAGTATTTTTTCTTTGATGTAGATGGAACTTTACAACCGTATATTCATAAGATGCCAATGTCAACTAGAAATACAATAAAAAAATTACAAGAAGCAGGTAATGCTATATTTTTAGCTACCGGTCGAGTATATAATGAGGTAAAACCATTAATGGATGAACTTAAAATTAGTAATGCAGTTTGCGCTGGTGGTGCCACTGTTGTCATAAATAATAAAATAGAGTATCAAATGTTTTTTGGAAAGCATGAGTTAAGTGATATATTAGATGAATGTAGTATTTAT comes from Clostridium sp. TW13 and encodes:
- a CDS encoding ABC transporter ATP-binding protein, with amino-acid sequence MLSVKNLTMEFGGLKAVDNFSLDIGETQVIGLIGPNGAGKTTVFNMLTGVYKPTSGSLEYNGNNIIGMKPYEITKNKIARTFQNIRLFSNLSVIDNVKVSYGYRVKYNILDSIFKSGRYMREENEIEKKSLELLKTFSLDDKAYDKAKNLSYGEQRRLEIARALAASPELLLLDEPAAGMNPQETIELTELIRWIRKEFKVSILLIEHDIKLIMGICDRIAVLDYGKKIAEGTPQEIKDNPKVIEAYLGEPYEGNEADA
- a CDS encoding aspartate kinase, whose translation is MKLVVQKYGGSSVATTEKILKVADTVIKRKDAGEDIVVVVSAMGDTTDDLISLAKGVSHNPSKREMDVLLSTGEMISASLLAMALINKGYDAISYTAYQISIKTNGGYGKSLIEDIDVTRVEESLNEGKIVIVAGFQGINEVGDITTLGRGGSDTSAVALAVKLGGRCEIYTDVDGIYSCDPRKYKEAKKLEYIEYEEMLELASLGAQVMHSRSIELAQKYDIPVYVGLSCSNIVGTEIRGGKTMNLESKPVTGIATSDDDVAITIEDLKSDINIICELFEKIGSKKINIDMISQTAPINGYVNVSFTVPKTEIIEAMDILISLVDKSQIVVDEEITKFSLVGIGMKCTSGVAAKLFRIFSDGNIDVKMITTSEIRITCAIKQEDKLKALNLVAKEFNL
- a CDS encoding branched-chain amino acid ABC transporter permease translates to MEILDQLVNGLSLGSIYALIALGYTMVYGIIQLINFAHGDIYMLGAFIGFFAAVKLKLPFIPTLLIAMIGSALIGILVEKIAYKPLRKLPKITLLITAIGVSLLLEHGTRFLVGPDTKSFPQLISARKISYGPIKMSNIQIVTFVTVIILVLLLQFIVYKTKAGKAMRAAAYDMEAASLMGINVNNTISMTFALGSALAGAAGVLVAISWVSIDPYMGMMPGIKAFVAAVLGGIGVIPGALIGGLFMGVAETFTKAYISTSLSDAIAFGILILVLLLKPSGLLGKTVREKV
- a CDS encoding ABC transporter ATP-binding protein — protein: MLKVKNLNVYYGGIHALKNVNLEINQGEIVTLIGANGAGKTSTLRAISGLIPYKSGIIQFKGKALKGVPAYKLVYEGMGHVPEGRKIFANLTVMENLELGAYSRKDKHKVKEEYASIFEKFPRLEERKLQLAGTLSGGEQQMLAIGRALMSKPELLLLDEPSMGLAPIIVKGIFEIIKEINQGGTTILLVEQNANMALSIAHRAYVLETGNIVTSGAAKDLMNNEDIKKAYLGE
- a CDS encoding DUF3867 domain-containing protein, which translates into the protein MGDGVIDFNELKNKVRDKDIEKFENYIFSLYDSLSRGEISMAELSKNIMKYMEDNNISQEKFLKIQQEMLKRYGLDSEYMETQLKTLGLDATNFDLDKNYEAIRKTQSFKEKYKNSIEDKIHSQYKIVNEVNNIVIDLQEENVVISSEGKVDLNDVEINEFLCSYKKLMEDKTLKVKLYQNVTEYSY
- a CDS encoding branched-chain amino acid ABC transporter permease, which encodes MKKYLKLIIYIIIAVALFFILNELMNERIINNYYKRIIILACINVMLAVSLNLITGITGQLSLGHSGFMAIGAYMAAMLSIKMQLPFLANLVIAGVVAGIVALVIGIPTLKLSGDYFAITTLGFCEIIRIVITNIDALGGPRGIPGIPVKTNFAWAFFIMIAVIIVMYNIATSAQGRNMIAIRENEIAAEAMGVNTKKYKIMAFVIAGAIAGIAGGVYSQYVNFIEPTTFNFMRSIDILIFVVLGGMGSISGGIFAAVILTFLPEMLRKLQDFRLIIYPIMLILLMIFRPEGIMGRKEFSLKGIVDYFRNKSKKEGRGI
- a CDS encoding ABC transporter substrate-binding protein, whose product is MKKRILFGAVSLAMACALFAGCSKGAGEANSNEIKIGMITPLTGPVATFGVSAKEGAQLAVKEINDKGGINGKKIKLVVEDDEADQTKSVNAYNTLVDNEKVVAMLGPVTSGATLAVVPNATQNKMPLLTPTATEPNVTKVGGEYTFRACYLDSYQGETLAKYAKEINKKNAAVLYNVGSDYSKGIAESFKKQFESDGGKVTEFLTYNDKDKDFNAQLTKIKNSNPDTILLPDYYNVSALIAKNARDLGINATLLGVDGWESEDLIKLGGDAVNNSYYINHFFSEDQDAKVKTFVDSYKKEYNKTPDALAALGYDGAKIMIKAIEKANSTDGEKIKEALKSTELDGVTGKITFNADRNAVKGSVIIKVDGGKKTLAKKINP
- a CDS encoding ATP-binding cassette domain-containing protein, with amino-acid sequence MRVLELRNVEKTYRLSDNQKFQALKGINVSFGSGELVSIIGESGSGKSTLMNLIGGLDSDFSGELLVAGRNIGNFTERELDIYRKNKIGFVFQSFNLISHLSVLDNVTIAMTLANVSKEERIKRAKEILNDVGLEKHIYKKPNQLSGGQKQRVAIARALINNPEIILADEPTGALDSETTVQVLDIIRDIAEKGKLVIMVTHSERVAAISSRVIEISDGQIIDDKPGVILEENTKLNYISNDGIKKNKQNLSFISAIKLAFLNMKEKKIRNILVSLGASIGIMSVIFLLALGNGVKQYFNDTMSRHVNQLVIEVNMPKNAENNQASENNFRPPMMPMVGEKRPFQQSDIDKLSAINHVTAVEKGFNIISIGSNSLTYGKSNCHLLLVGSISSNITNSNIKEGRLPKNNEIIINEMVARKLDKDVVGKKVTLNILINQHYMHEDFVVSGIYTSGNNDSMSNMEIVMLNYADLESLCKRNNFDFKPTTVYLLTNSDKYTKGIKSKIEELGYMGSTQEMMASMFTEMIDIITYVLAGISGISLVVSAIMILVVLYISVVERTKEIGVLKAIGARRKDVRRIFVSEAFLIGLFSGVIALGLSLLLMFATNLVSNRKFNIDIVIMNSWYAVFGIVVSIVISMISGMMPASKAAKLDPVESLRRE